CAATCACATGGCCGCCAGAAAGCCATCCATTCGCCTCTCGCATTGCTGTTGCGGTCCTTCAGTTGTTTCAAATTTCTGTGGCAATCGGCATTATCGTGTGTCAGCGtagttttaattaacttattGTGCATGAACGAAAAAACAACATGAAACATGGCATGAActagaaaaaaataacataacaaAGCTAATCTAAATCGTTTCGAAGTTTAATTGAAACTCATTCGCTGTATTTTATAGTATGGTTACGGGCTATTAAACTAGCAAACAAGGCTCGAATTAAAGTGAGGATAAGtccaatagaaaaaaaatttcaaattatatttCTTAGGGTAGGTGCAAAATGTGATGggaaataatttttattattttttctttttcacaaTTTTGCGAATCTCTGGCAATTCCATCCATTGTAACCATAAATGCATTTGAGTCAAATTACTTTGGGCAATTGCTCTTTAATGGCTACAAAAGCTATTGCAAGGGACAAAGAGGAATATGACTTGTTTTTTAAGGGGGGCAAATTGATGTCGATTGTAATCGAACACTACGCTCAAAACAAACAGTTGTCTCTCTCGTTATTTCTAACGTATTGAATGATTGAATGAGCACCCAACTAATGTACCATTTGGCAGTTATATTTACACAAAAAATCACACATACGCCTCGAGGTTGTCACTGCAGTGGGGTCTGGCTAAAGTGCCATAACTTTAACTCTTAACTTAGAATTTATAACTGGCCCGAAATATAATGTGACGTCGACTTAAGTCCCCAGCTTGGCCCATGAACTATAGATGTTGTCCTTGGCCAGAAGTCGCCCAACACTGCCCATAGTGAGAGAACCACAGATTTGCTCATTTATCTGTGAACTATTCGTTTGGTGAAAAAGCGAGTTGGGCAATATGCCAAGTTGTGAGGACCAAATGCGTTTGTCCTTGACACCCGTCGCATGGCGAAATTGTTGCGGGTTCCCAATTTCACTTTAAGGCCTTATTGCTGGCGAATTGTAGACAACTTGTAAACGTAATAGGACACTTAAACTTGAGCTGCATTTCACTTCAGCCATTGCACTTATAAAATTAAGAAAGgattaacttttttttataaatatcagCCGAAGTAAGTTTTCTCTTTGCCAAATATTCGCGTAGGTCTGGAGAAAAtatcagaaaatatttttttgtatgccattAAGAATATAATAACTACAAGTAAAATTGGTTGGCATAATAAACAGCTCCCTAAAAACAGATTTATTCCCGCTTATCCCCCTGttctttgtttaaatattactTTCTGTTTATTTGCGTGCGAAGGAGAAGCTGATGCCACATTTATTGCCTGAAACTTAATGAAAATAGGTACACTTGAATGTTTTATTTAGCTAAGCACTTcacattttgcaatttatttatctgCCTTCCCAAATATAAAAGGCTATAATGGTAAAACTGGAAAAAGTTTgtaaaaggcaacaacaagcaaattCATCTTTCAAATTGTACTCTTGACTAGCATCAGTTAATCACAGCTATTAAAAAtgattctttttataccctgaacccattaaaaatgggtataagggtatattgtatttatgcaaaatccaaatgtatgtaacaggcagaaggaagcatcccgaccccatagagtatatatattcttgatcagcaccaatagccgagtcgatctagccatgtccgtctgtctgtccgtccgtccgtccgtttaaaataaaatatatatatgcatttgatgtttgaagaagagggttcagggtatcccctagtcgggagctcccgactagaacctgtTACCAGTAATTACTGGTGTGGCTGCTAAGTAGAGGcgtagcaagtggtgcggtccttcgcgagttcgagccccaCCGgggaaagaattttttttcctggtgtggctgttgagtagagtcgacagcaagtactgctgtcagttggctgttgagtagagtcgacagcaagtactgCTGTCAGTTGCGGGTTCGAATCCTATCAagtgaacttttttttttttacatttatttgatgttaaaataagagggttcagggtattccctagtcgggagctcccgactagaacctcttgttttattatatatttaatacaatgACTGCTGGTCTTATTTATGACGTCATTCTGTGTAATGTCACTCAATAGAAAAGCCCCACGCAGCAGCGACAGATTAAGAGATTGAGTGAGGTCTACTcagtgagtgagagagtgagCTTGAAGGAGTTTTGTTAGTTTCCCGCTATTGTCACTGCTTTTTTATGGCACAAAGCTACGTTCGTCCTTTAGtgctattgttttttaatgaattaaaatCGTATGACAAATCAACAAGAGTTGACCTTGTTCAACCAAGCATATATACCTAGACACACGTACGCTGTTTGTTTAACTTTAAGGTGTGTCCTTATGTAAGGCTTTTCCCCTGAGTAATGCCGcactctgctctgctctgcatTGTGTTGCTCAAATCCGCGGGCAACAAATAGTATTCATCAACAAGAAATAACACTTTTGCCCCACTACAACTATAAGAATTCAACCAATGTTAACTGCGGGTTAACAGTTACCCTCAACTCTCACCTTTCTGAACATTCGAATATTTGACAATAATAAACACTTTCTATTGGGCATATTAAATATGCCAGCCAACTACAAATGCTGAATCATTAAGCTATTCCGTAACAATACGAAAAGGTGAAAGTTCTTAATGTTTACTCTAATAATTTTTGATAACTCTCCTGTTTTCTAGAACTATCAGGTTCGTCTTTTATTAGAATAATTTAGATGATACGCTACCCAAATGAAAACTTATACTGTTAACCGTAACCGTAAAATATTACACTGATATTACTACCAGTCgcgttatttttatttgaagtaTATAACTTTCATGCTAAGCTAATTGGGTTCGTTTCTACCTTCTGAGctttaaaattgttgaattACTGTCGAATGCTTCAATCGATAACGCCCTCTTTAATTTAAGTTCATTTATTGTTGAATTGGATTTTATTGGGTGTTTGTAGGTTTTCAAAGTTCCGAAATGAACGAGTTTGTGTGGATATGCATAGTTGATTTggcattataattattatacgAAATATACGAAATAAAAGATGTTCCAACAAGTATTACAAAACTCCTGTCTTCCATGTGCGGAGCTCCGTGTTATTTTCTGTAGCAGCCTGCCTCATTaccaacaacataaacaagcACTTACAACatgcagcaacaccaacatgAGTACCAAACGAGTggttgtgcatgtgtgtgtgtttggtgtGTGAGCGTATTAAGTAGAAATTAGTGtttccatacttgcggtttatccaggcttccaagtttgggataagcctatgtgTCCAGCGTTATTTAGATGAGCGATCCCaacgtgcttgccatcgttccatgctttgcatcTTTGCTGCTGTGCGAACCGAGTTTGCTGTGCTGATTCCTTTTAGAGCTCTGTAGCAAACTACCGCTTATGTTGCCAGCTCATTAAGCGGGACCAtccctgcgataaccagcgctgcttcgtctgataccgtccggaatgcgcggctgacccgtagagcgcttaggtAATATATCGAATATATGCTCCAGTTGTAGCTAGGAACAGCCATTGCTCTGTTCCAGATGGGGGACGCGTACAAtattattgctttgtttactgTCATGAGAAGACGGCGTCTCTGTTGTTTTGGACCTTGAGTGTTCAGCATAATCCTAGATAGCGCTCGACAGGGCTCTGCTGCTTTTTGTGAtcgtactccaagtgctctctGAAAGACATCCTTGTGTCTAGTATAACTTTCAGCTACTTTAACGCCCTCGCTGATCCTATGTCCGCgctgccgactcttatgtgcgctCTTTCCACCTTCTTCCGGCTGCTGACTAACgttgcttctgttttatgGGCACCCAGCTcaagtccagctgctgccagccattggtgcacACGATCAATACTGTGGTTGTAAGATTCCTCTACATCCTTCAATTCCTTGCCGACTACTGCAACGGCcacatcgtccgcgaagccgacgatacttgtatcgatcggaagttccagtcGGAGGAtgtcatcgtacatgatgtttCAGAGGAGGGGTCCCAGAACTGAGCCTTGGGGCACCCCGgcggacacttggtgtgtaATGGGGCCATCTACGGTGTCATATTGCAGCAGTCTTTCTCTAAAGTAGCTGCGTATCATCTCCTGAAGGTAATATGGGACGCGGAATGTTGATAGCGCGTCATATATTTTGTCCCACCtggctgtgttaaaggcgtttTTCACATCTAGAGTGACAATCAGGCAGTACTTCTTTGTTCCGCTTTTCCATCTCaatccttggatggcgtttattgctatgccgacgactttttccaaagTGTCTATtgtcgactttgccttggtgaagccaaattggctttgggacaaacctccattGTTCTCGACAGCAGcttcaagtgtgtgtgtgtgtgtgggtttggTTAGATGAGCCTTGGAATTCATTCGACGAATCGGATTTGTCATACGTGCCACGCTCACTTTCAGTTATTAATATGCAGATCAGTTTTCATAATCTTTGTTCCATGTAAAGTAAAtgagtatattttttatttttaaaaggcatttttttttttaatatataattgtagttttaatttgcatgtacgaataaatattataacttacattcatatataattttaaattattcttTCCCTTTCTTTTATGTATTGATCTTGCATTTTATTTCCGTATTTGACCGTTATTCTTGCTTTTGTCCATTGTCCTACAATGTAAACTTTGCTATGTGTATGctttgtatgtgtatttttGCATCTCATACCGTAGCattttggaaaacaaaatcagGTTCGTAGTGGCCAAAATGCATAACGTAATCCCTTTCCACTCTGTTCTCCGACGTATTATTAATGTCAGTTTTTAATATTGCTTTCAATTGACAGACAACAGTCGTTGCTATCCGACGAGCAGGCAAAAGAAGTTGAGCAGATACTCAACGTGTCTCCCaacgtgggcgtggctgttgctgccgttgttgccaCAGCAATATCTCCGACTACCATCAAGAATCTCACCGAAGAGTCTACAGCGGCCAAGGAGGTGACAATCCCGGCCCAAGTCTGCCAAACTAAGCAGGACACTCAAATTTCAAGTGCTCCTGTGACTGTTGGGAAGGAGGATGGTTCAGATGAAGAGGAGGACCAGCAGGTCGCAGAAGACTTTGATTCGGATGACGTTGAAGCTGTTGACATTGTTGGCATTGGACATGCAGTATCCACAACTGCTTCTTTGAATGCAACATTCGTAAAGGCGGATACTACAGAGATTGAGACTACCACAACAACACCATCGACAGCAACAGTATCAACTACACGGCACGACGACGATGAGCCGGAGTGGCTGCGTGATGTGCTCGAGGCACCAACGCGTAGTTTAGAGAATCTGTTGGTAAACATAACGACACGCCAAACGGAACTTCAGAATAGCTACGAAGCCACGGAAGGGACCGAGGGAAAACATTCCGACTTAAATCAGACCTATATAATCGGCGAGTCACTGCACGAATCAATCGTGTCCGTGGAGTCCACACAGTCGGATGCGACGTTCAATCAAACGACCACCATCGACGACAGCATCATCTCCAGCAAGCACAACTCTACATATTCGTTGGCGGATATTGAGCAAGCAACTAATTCGACTGTTTTGAGCACTGGTATTACTGAGTTGGACGACAGTCAGTATTATATACCAGAATACCCGCCAGTAAGGAGCAAGGAGGTTCTTGTGGAGGCGGGCGTGCATTATTTTGAGGATGGCAATTTTTGGATGGAAGTGCCAGGTAGGTCGAGGAGGCTGGgtctacatttttttaaccgaTGCACTAAGCTCGCCACTTTGAAAATTCTAAAAGGTCTGCTAGACTttgacgacgacgactgcTCCTATCCTCCAATCACAGTACGAAAGAATCCAAAGGTCCGCTTCAGCTCCGGCCCCATACACGTATATTCCACATTCTCTGTGACAGACTACGATCGCCGCAATGAAGATGTCGATCCGGTGGCCGCGTCGGCCGAATATGAGCTGGAGAAGCGTGTGGAAAAGATGCACGTCTTTCCTGTTGAATTAATGAAAGGTCCCGAGGGTTTAGGTCTCAGCATTATTGGCATGGGCGTTGGCGCCGACGCTGGCTTAGAAAAACTTGGCATATTCGTCAAAACAATCACAGACAACGGCGCCGCAGCACGCGACGGGCGTATACAAGTAAGTAACATCAATCCTATACAATTTCCATAACacttgtatgtttttttttatgtctgTAGGTCAACGACCAGATAATCGAAGTAGACGGTAAAAGCCTGGTTGGCGTTACCCAAGCCTATGCAGCTTCGGTGCTGCGCAATACATCTGGTTTAGTCAAATTTCAAATCGGACGCGAACGTGATCCCGAAAACTCCGAGGTTGCCCAACTCATACGGCTGAGTCTGCAGGCTGATCGAGAAAAAGAGGAGCGCATTAAACGGTAATCCATCAAATCTATTAATCTGACCTGTTCAATCGGTTATTctttgcttctttttcttttgctttctCAGTCAACAAGAAGAGTATCTGCGTCGCACGCTCGACTACTCCGAGGATTCGACGCAGCCAGTTTCAGCTAATTCAAGTGTCTGTGAGGGACCATCTAGTCCCGTACAGGTTGAACATCCAATGGAGGTCGAAGCTACACACTCCCAGGAGGTTGAGTCGCTCAAGCGTCTTCTACAGGAGGTATGTAGTGTAAGCAAATCCTGTACCCAAGCTCTGTCTGCAGTTGTGCTAAAATCGTGTTCTTTTTCTCTCCTTTTGCTGAATTTCAAAATTGGTTTCTTCTACGCGGAAATTAAAACGCAGCATAAAGCGGTAATTGGTCATGAGAAACAAAACGTCtcttaaagaaaaacaaatcataGTTAGACCTCATATCGcctaatatttatgtttataatattttgatttaaatgtcaattgTTGAAGAGAATATTTAGTCTATACAAATTAGTCTTACAGCTTGTCATTCTGACATAGCTGCTTCTTTTTTATCTGTTTACCGTCCGTATGGAGAGATCGCCCAAAATATGAACGAtcagtaaaaaaataaagcgaAAAGTTTTGCTTTTGAATATATTGCAGCCAAGCATTCAAACGCCAAACGAATTGAGCTATTTATTAAATCCGCGGGATTAATTAAAACACCAATGATTTTTAAACTTCGTTacaccaaaaatatttattgttctCCGTTTtgcttataatttatgttgtttttgttttatatattttatttagagcGAAATGGGTTGCATGGTTAAGGaagaaattattcaaaatCTTAAACGGAAGGTTTGTTggacatttttatattttattgtttggtTATCAATCTCATATCTTCTCATAAAATCCACAATGCAGTAAGTCAAACTAAAACTAATGCTTTTCCCATTTCCTCCTCCATCTATAGTTGGTTAAGCTCGAGACAACAGGCAATGAGAATGAACTGCTGAGCGAACGACTGCGCCAAAGCGAGCGTGAGCTGGGCAACATTAAGAAGGAGGCGGCCAATCTTCAAAATATGCTGCAGCAGTCGCAGGCGCAGTATATGGCACTGGACAAAAAGTACAACAAAGCAAAGAGGCTGGTTCGCGAGTATCAGCAGCGTGAGCTGGATATGTGCCATCGCGAGGAGTTCTATCAGCAGTTATTGCAGGAAAAGGACACTGAGTATAATGCGTTAGTCAAAAAGCTCAAGGATCGTGTTATCAATCTGGAGCATGAACTTCAAGAAACGCAGCGAAAGGCTGGCTTTCCAGTGGGACTGCCCTACGATAGCGCCACGCTAAAGTTAACGCCCCAAATGATGCGTAAGACGCCTCCAAAGCCTCTCTTGCATAAGCTGGAAACGGAGTTATCCGACACGGAAATCTCAGATCTGTCACCAGACGGTGATTGCGTCAAAACGGCAACCGTGGAGCGCAAGGTTCCCGTAAAGGACGAACTGGACGCGGCTGTGCCGCAGCACGAGCTGCTAGACAACTCTGTCAACAAAACCAAGATCGAGCTGGGTGAGTACCTGGGCCAGCAATTTTCTTCAGCTTCTAGTACTTcgttaatttgattttgatttttgttgtgtgtgaaaagttatgttttggttttgtatcGTTTTCCGATGAAATTTGTACGCTTTGTCTGTGTGCTAAATGTTTTGTAATTATTCTTTTCACTTCTCTCTCCTATTTCTCTTTGTATATTGTGCGCGTTTTTGCTGCCGCTCAATTTGATTGGTTTGTGATTTTGCTCTTCCACGTGTTCGTGTACGTTCCATATTTGTTTGTTCgtttgatttaaaattatcACGCCCACACTGCTGCGCCTTCTCACTACCATATACTacacaacaaaatttattaaatatctgATAAACTgccaaaaatgcaacaaaaaaaaataaataaataaaaaatctataaaaaaaatcatcgaatttaaaaataactaaacaaAAGCCTCCCGTGGTGGTCTAGCCAATCGCCAGCTGCCCTCGACGAACGTATCTAATGGTAGTAACAGCAACGCCAACGGAGCCAGCGAATTGCTGCTTAATGGCAATTTATGCAAgcgcagcagaagcaacagccGTAGCTCGGATTGCACTCTGGATGACAGTGAGGAGGAGGTGGAATTGGAGCAGAGTGCACTCAATTTGGCTACGAGTGTGTCTTCCTGTCATGATGGCATTAATCTATCCAATGGCAACACCCACCTGCTGGCCAACGTGAACAACTTGCTGCAGAATCATCCACCTGCGACAAATACGCCTATTGGTAGCAGCATTGTGGCAGCCGGCAATGGACATGTAGGGACCACAACGGCCATACTGCTTAACTCGACGTCGTCAGCTTCTTCCAGTTCATCAAATCAGTCCACGGCACGCGAAGCTCAAATCAATCAGCTCTACGCTCAGGTGCACAAGGATCCCagcaagcaacagcaacaacagcatcaggcAACCAGTTTGTTTAAGAATGCGGTGGGCTCGCCGGCAGAGACTGGGGGAGGATTGAACGACTTTCATCGCGGAAGCATGACAACCTTTGGCACTGCCAGTGGCGGCAGTGCTAGCAATCGCGATCTCAACAGCTCATACGACTCTATAGTGGGCTCCAATGATAAGTTAGCAGAGAACGATCAAAGCGAGAACTGGATGTATCCGAGCCGGCGTCGTGTTGCGCCCAATGGCAGCAAGCTGCCGGGCTCCACTTTCACTGAGCAGCTCAATCAAGCACTGTCCGATCGTGAGAGGTGGGTGacatcacacacatacacagcacacagctaaacaaaatgttatacgTTCGGAATTTTGCAGACGTCTTGGAGACGGCTCCTCGCGCCACTCCAGCGATGATTACACAGAGATCAACAAGAGCCAAAGTGCCGCAGCGGTTAACTGCAAGACGCTAATCAACGAGATTCGCCAGGCGGTCAATGAAGCACAGCCAAAAGGTGaactattcaaaaaacaaatgacttGCAACCGGTTTCAACGAGGAATCGTTGATAATCCTCTAAAAGACTAACTCAAATTCTCTCTCCGTTATCAAAGACTTCTTTCATAAGCGCCATCGATTCATGTGCACATAAAgacattataaatatattgttataCATACAAAGCTAATATGATCAACTACTGTTGTACTCAACTGTATACTGTTGTATTGAACGTTAATGCGTGTGCCATTCCATTTACTGAATCCCTTAGTAATATTACTAAATTAGTACACGTCGTGTTATATCCATACATATAATTCACGCTCTCTTTCTGTCACTCTGTTCATATGGTGCATACAACATGACATCAAATTAGTAATAACAcaattctttatatttttctctCCTCTCTTTTCCTTGCTCTCTTGCTGCTTCGACTAACTATTAACACTGTAATTCCTCTAAAGTAAAACAAGTTGTTCCGCAATCGCTCTCCCCGCCCGGTACAGTGCcctggcaacagcagcattttcagcagcatcaacaacagcaatcagCGCATGTGACCGGACCGCCATCACCGACTAGCATGTCTTCAGGCTGCTCCTCGCCCGGATACTCGCCTAGCCGGACCCTGGATCTGTCCGGCTCTAGTTCTAGTTTTTCGGATAAAAAAGCGGCTGTCGCCTGCTACAATTATAAAGGAGGCCCCGTGCACGAATGGACCAAGGAGCAGGTAAACTTATAACCGAGAGAATCTACAGGGTTTGTCAAATATATCAacgaaataaacaacaaattggaCTGCACAGGTGGGCCACTGGTTGATGGGCATTGAGCTGGAGCGCTATATACCTGTCTTCAAAGAACACAACGTGGAAGGCGGCGCTTTGCTTACTCTTGACTCGAAGGACTTTAAAACTTTGGGCGTTTGCGGTGATGACAAAAATCGTTTGAAAAAACGACTAAAGGACCTGAAGGCCAGCATCGAAAAGGAGCGCAAGGACATGGAACGCGAGCGTCGCGAACGCGAAAAGGCCATACGCAAGGCTGAAAAGaaggcagccaaaaaaaagtaGTTGAATTCTAGATTTTAAGCAACAAAGTAGCCAAAAACCAAACCATATATGCATACTAAGGACTCATAAGATCTATGCATACCACATCCAATgcgtttaaatatatatttatagaaatatacCATTAACATATTATGTATTACATAGTTATTTATCTTATAAAATAACTTATAAGAGTAAACgtattttatttgtacaaCAGACATCTATAATACGTACAACATTTTAACTTATTGAATCTAATGCAGCATAGACGTATTTATGAATTATTCTATTAATCAAAAGGAAGCACGATGTGGTCAGGGAAGGTAAATGCCTATATAGAAAGCTACTTTAATTGGGCAATCTATATCTAAACCCTACAAGTTGAAAATCGCAATTTAAATTATCCGAATCAAAGCTGAAGCACACACCAACACCCAACACAGAGAAGGAAAACAAAGCTAACAAGAGAGAGCGTTGGACTGActgatttttatgaattaTTAATAGAAAACGAGAGAAATACTTTatgcaattaaaagcaaagGAAAACGataaaaaatgagtttgaagtAAAACCCATGgaataattgaattgaaaatgaaacaCGAAAAGTCTTACGAGTAGCACATTTAAGGAATTAGCTGAACAGACTTGAAGCGACCTTCAACAGCTGCTTcaactaaatataaaaaataataaaatataaaaaaaaaacacacgtTTAACCATAAAAATGCTAATAATatatctaaaaatatatatatgtaatatttaaattaattgcaaaaggcaacagaaccataattaaacaatatatCTTGTGGTTCTTTGTTTTCTATAACCTTGTGCAATTTTAAGACTAGCTTACAATATTGTAATCGCTGCAATTGCATTGTATTTGCCAAGACAAAGTTTTCTAAACTAATCGTATTTgcttaataaaatgttttgcaaGCCACTTAAGTACTTAAGTCTCAAGATATAATCAATGTGGTTGACAGATAAGATAATCGATCGTGAATAGATCAATAAAATCATAACATCGGACACGCAAGCATGTCAGGATAAACATAGAGAGCAAAGATCTTACCCTACCcctttatatgtatgtgtgtgtgcttgcgtaTATCTAACTTTATGTTTTCGCGTGACTGCactttatttttacatttactTTTGTAACATACATCTTGTtgacatataaaatatatgtataacataATACTTATTGAAATGTTATTCTTagtttaaatgtttaatttaaaatttgtttcgCTCTCGTGCTTTTGCTCAATGTCTATTTTTATTGGATTCTTAATCCGATTTTTCAATACAATTTCTTACCGTTATTTTCTTCCCAATATCACGCAACACATTTAAATAAGACCACGgctgttttattaaaaatcgaaactttccgatgatttttttttaaatccctgggtaaataatgtctgattttaaaatgttatacctttttgaatgcgtacggatccctatcatcaattggcattcgagcaaattaaacatcgatgggttgaaaaatgttgttgacaaaaataCGATTCGTTCgtagtcaacctttttgatgattttttgaaatatttccgtcaaaatctaggtcggtgcgaaaatcgaaactttttcgatgatttttttgtaatatttcgggtaatagctccgcgcggagatatggcgctccaaaacgacataactccgcgcggagatatgacgttctaaaacgacataactccgcgcggagatatgacgatctacaccgacataactccgcgcggagatatgacgttctacaccgacataactccgcgcggagatatgtcgttccaaaacgacataactccgcgcggagatatgacgttctaaaacgacataactccgcgcggagatatgacgttcca
The sequence above is a segment of the Drosophila virilis strain 15010-1051.87 chromosome 3, Dvir_AGI_RSII-ME, whole genome shotgun sequence genome. Coding sequences within it:
- the Spn gene encoding uncharacterized protein Spn isoform X8 — protein: MEKPMQHAPAPVGKVSQIANIFQRKPIEIQPVEQLSAVAAAHAAAAAAAAAHPPVRTESHSARFNNARALFEKLGVESNSNVSTRLMRSGSREDNLYEGSDRSSSRSSDRSQSPPKRRMPFPSGASLTQSNNISALSQGCGDRLNNTKFIVDPLAAAKYPQHNLSRLKLEELNQVAAVPPSNGSVSSLFAGCDKPEKPERKFNSRELIEKQKKWTSHFTKTKTTRTHSDLNRCDIIRTVPGTGLIMDGEKTPKTMPVVVTASPEPPSAPLRHTAASPAAVPLPTAVPPEIKPRSGKIGSPVKSPPLPPIPAIKPKNLSPVKFTTERVRSPTKCSEAAPPPPPAKSAAVTAAMQRSALLQQEQQITAPVPPEKPRKKSIDLVDDAAPTTCSSPASCASPTSLMSCMMEATKRGSIDAAFPETSYTGNGNGLSGSTNSATSGSPVASASSGPSSPVHTEDEKQENESTEKSETEACPNSYNSVPQRRRSENEGQKSVDETTAQQQQQEHQYLSSSFINGSPQRVTHKRSSITVNMPAAGLGQRPPSIISTASQDEGPSAEKAPELKIKLQSPSDGDPEQLHSLNYVDVGYRLNPDGSESHEVFSSEADLYVTAKVSDMQRKFHGANGFSHESSTVYAIIVPEQPEPQVGTSSRGLLQSPTSSVDGSPLYRGVFNSPPVGVVSPIRRRNNGQQCEQNGEGSETCSPKSTPPMSPARAGLGKGIAPIASLDLHEAKLNQEEEEEDDEQLAVEYFEVMEEEAPVLPERRAAALELQDLEYADTSAGEDEEDILQHLNTDVIDDMAKVHVTPASGSASASAPASAAAMPRDDSLPDAMTAAEAERLLSSSILENKIRQQSLLSDEQAKEVEQILNVSPNVGVAVAAVVATAISPTTIKNLTEESTAAKEVTIPAQVCQTKQDTQISSAPVTVGKEDGSDEEEDQQVAEDFDSDDVEAVDIVGIGHAVSTTASLNATFVKADTTEIETTTTTPSTATVSTTRHDDDEPEWLRDVLEAPTRSLENLLVNITTRQTELQNSYEATEGTEGKHSDLNQTYIIGESLHESIVSVESTQSDATFNQTTTIDDSIISSKHNSTYSLADIEQATNSTVLSTGITELDDSQYYIPEYPPVRSKEVLVEAGVHYFEDGNFWMEVPGLLDFDDDDCSYPPITVRKNPKVRFSSGPIHVYSTFSVTDYDRRNEDVDPVAASAEYELEKRVEKMHVFPVELMKGPEGLGLSIIGMGVGADAGLEKLGIFVKTITDNGAAARDGRIQVNDQIIEVDGKSLVGVTQAYAASVLRNTSGLVKFQIGRERDPENSEVAQLIRLSLQADREKEERIKRQQEEYLRRTLDYSEDSTQPVSANSSVCEGPSSPVQVEHPMEVEATHSQEVESLKRLLQESEMGCMVKEEIIQNLKRKLVKLETTGNENELLSERLRQSERELGNIKKEAANLQNMLQQSQAQYMALDKKYNKAKRLVREYQQRELDMCHREEFYQQLLQEKDTEYNALVKKLKDRVINLEHELQETQRKAGFPVGLPYDSATLKLTPQMMRKTPPKPLLHKLETELSDTEISDLSPDGDCVKTATVERKVPVKDELDAAVPQHELLDNSVNKTKIELVKQVVPQSLSPPGTVPWQQQHFQQHQQQQSAHVTGPPSPTSMSSGCSSPGYSPSRTLDLSGSSSSFSDKKAAVACYNYKGGPVHEWTKEQVGHWLMGIELERYIPVFKEHNVEGGALLTLDSKDFKTLGVCGDDKNRLKKRLKDLKASIEKERKDMERERREREKAIRKAEKKAAKKK